From Anaerohalosphaera lusitana, one genomic window encodes:
- a CDS encoding LamG-like jellyroll fold domain-containing protein has product MKKLIMLMLCLLVAGAAQAIPVADNFTDGELDASTWIPVVKDGSEVLEYPGYLTMTQVDARPYMATVGGWDPTTQGTLTVTTTAYIPAGKGIVIWTRSNGEYDTAGWPNMGGVIGTGLRFSFMNNQYNTGIMYKAADGAAWAGVSSLQEDTSNLTYGVAGDWNITVTDTGSEVTLEVVNVADPSNYAIATANISDVPAVTSHKVAVNGFGVEFDNLYINSANPAASQPTPADGAEDVAIDTDLSWTAPEAYTQDGCRVYFGTNEPNYSLANYGLTELTNGVEDITTISPSPSPMANGTTYYWIVDSYEPGVTEPFLGDAWSFTTIPALPAIDDATPTGEALFAGEDAVFTVEFVSESAITSNVWEKSTDGGASWTTAPGTVTLDEASTPNTSELTIAGVTAADEAMYRCVLTNSAGSEASEPANLILKTLKAHWTMDQSDFSNNTYLDVSGYGHDATKVGTTAPTFVTDADGNATGAVGIFTSDQASTAGTWDPTAETGEFTIHAWVKWDGVTRGGLLSKRTGWSVDGMMFHTTVNADGTVSIARRGTWDITRTSTKQVTANEWNKVAIAFDGSNVRFYINGLWAGTSDFSLGTGTGEPITIGALRGDGLVPFGGYLDNVKLYNYALPHEDLVDAPVYPSPADNATGVPFDTDLSWYAGEGSELFDVYYSTTAPDLDAPDYDPNYPLTDPSVIAGLTSPEASFGFNLDLDTTYYWYVVESDGSGNPLWQSDVWRFTTRDLKTDLTDDLRVDMYDLEQLATEWLTDTKQFPPSEYAYLDHENWADPNFPDQEPQLTDYVAPWEGDGTTWAVGSVELNFSPTPADENHDPGNRTMVWSYDDSEGGWAHGITIGLPQDVDFSEFDKFGYWVYQESTSGSADIRIDSRNDDGIYRDWFDMSSHDGQWHKYVWDIPNGAATAVYQIRFYRGDASGATEEFSDFFLIKDDVTTKLCLNEYKILDEDINDDCVVDFLDFVYLAQDWLLDASNL; this is encoded by the coding sequence ATGAAGAAATTAATAATGCTAATGTTATGTCTGCTCGTAGCAGGCGCTGCTCAGGCCATTCCGGTGGCCGACAATTTCACGGACGGCGAGTTGGATGCCAGTACGTGGATCCCGGTGGTAAAGGATGGGTCTGAAGTTCTCGAATACCCCGGATATCTAACCATGACCCAGGTGGACGCCAGGCCTTACATGGCGACTGTTGGAGGTTGGGATCCTACGACCCAGGGAACGTTGACGGTTACCACTACTGCATACATTCCCGCAGGCAAAGGTATTGTGATCTGGACACGATCCAACGGTGAATACGATACCGCTGGATGGCCAAATATGGGTGGCGTTATCGGTACCGGATTGCGTTTTTCTTTCATGAACAACCAGTATAATACAGGTATAATGTATAAGGCAGCAGACGGAGCGGCTTGGGCCGGAGTAAGCAGCCTTCAGGAAGACACTAGTAACCTGACTTATGGCGTAGCAGGCGATTGGAACATTACGGTCACCGATACAGGTTCGGAGGTCACTCTCGAAGTTGTCAACGTTGCCGATCCGAGTAATTATGCAATCGCTACCGCAAACATCTCCGACGTGCCGGCTGTAACCAGCCATAAGGTGGCCGTTAACGGTTTCGGCGTAGAGTTTGATAATTTGTATATCAACTCAGCCAATCCCGCAGCAAGTCAACCAACGCCGGCTGATGGAGCTGAAGATGTAGCTATTGACACAGATCTTAGCTGGACGGCTCCGGAAGCTTACACTCAGGATGGTTGCAGGGTTTATTTCGGCACGAATGAGCCGAACTACAGTCTGGCGAACTATGGGCTGACTGAACTGACCAATGGTGTTGAAGATATCACGACCATTTCACCCAGTCCGAGTCCAATGGCAAACGGCACAACTTATTACTGGATAGTTGACTCATATGAGCCTGGCGTCACAGAGCCTTTTTTAGGTGATGCGTGGAGCTTTACGACTATTCCCGCTTTACCTGCAATTGACGATGCTACCCCGACCGGTGAAGCGCTGTTCGCAGGTGAGGATGCGGTCTTTACAGTTGAATTTGTTTCCGAGTCTGCGATTACTTCAAATGTATGGGAAAAATCCACCGATGGCGGTGCTAGCTGGACCACAGCACCCGGGACTGTCACGCTGGATGAAGCAAGCACACCGAATACGTCTGAGCTGACGATTGCCGGCGTAACAGCCGCTGATGAAGCGATGTACCGTTGTGTTTTGACGAACAGTGCAGGCAGTGAGGCCTCTGAGCCCGCTAATCTGATCCTCAAAACACTCAAGGCACACTGGACGATGGATCAGAGTGACTTCAGCAACAACACTTACCTGGATGTTTCGGGTTATGGGCATGATGCGACTAAGGTCGGTACGACTGCACCAACATTCGTGACAGATGCCGACGGCAATGCCACAGGCGCTGTTGGAATTTTCACATCAGATCAAGCATCGACAGCAGGCACGTGGGATCCCACCGCAGAGACAGGCGAGTTCACGATACATGCCTGGGTCAAGTGGGACGGCGTCACTCGCGGGGGTCTTTTGTCCAAGCGGACCGGATGGTCTGTAGACGGCATGATGTTCCATACTACTGTCAACGCAGATGGTACTGTAAGTATTGCGAGGAGAGGTACGTGGGATATTACGAGAACAAGCACTAAACAGGTAACAGCCAATGAGTGGAACAAAGTTGCAATTGCATTCGACGGATCAAATGTAAGATTCTACATCAATGGCCTTTGGGCCGGCACTTCTGACTTCTCACTTGGTACAGGAACCGGAGAGCCGATTACTATTGGTGCCTTGAGAGGAGATGGCCTGGTTCCATTTGGAGGATACCTGGATAACGTTAAGCTTTACAATTATGCTCTGCCGCATGAAGATCTCGTCGACGCGCCGGTTTATCCTTCTCCCGCGGACAACGCCACTGGTGTGCCGTTCGACACTGATCTGAGCTGGTATGCTGGCGAGGGGTCCGAGCTGTTCGATGTTTACTACAGCACGACGGCACCGGATCTGGATGCTCCTGACTACGATCCGAACTATCCGCTGACGGATCCATCGGTTATTGCCGGCTTGACTTCACCTGAGGCAAGTTTTGGTTTCAACCTGGATCTCGACACGACGTACTACTGGTATGTTGTGGAATCAGACGGGTCGGGCAATCCGCTGTGGCAGAGTGACGTATGGCGTTTCACGACTCGTGACCTGAAGACTGATCTCACAGACGATCTCCGAGTTGATATGTACGATCTCGAACAACTAGCAACGGAGTGGCTCACTGACACCAAACAGTTCCCGCCATCTGAGTATGCATATCTGGATCACGAAAACTGGGCTGATCCTAACTTCCCTGATCAGGAACCGCAGCTGACCGACTACGTAGCACCCTGGGAAGGCGACGGTACGACTTGGGCCGTTGGTAGTGTGGAACTCAATTTCAGCCCCACTCCGGCTGATGAAAATCACGATCCAGGTAATCGTACAATGGTCTGGTCATACGATGATTCAGAAGGTGGCTGGGCTCACGGCATTACAATAGGACTTCCGCAGGATGTTGACTTCAGCGAGTTTGACAAGTTCGGCTACTGGGTCTATCAGGAAAGCACGAGCGGTTCTGCCGACATTCGTATCGACAGCCGAAATGACGACGGAATCTACAGAGACTGGTTCGATATGAGCTCACACGATGGTCAGTGGCACAAGTACGTGTGGGATATCCCAAATGGTGCTGCCACCGCAGTATATCAGATCAGGTTCTACCGCGGCGATGCCTCCGGTGCCACCGAAGAGTTTAGCGACTTCTTCCTGATCAAAGACGATGTCACCACGAAGCTCTGCCTCAACGAGTACAAAATACTTGACGAGGACATCAATGACGATTGTGTCGTCGACTTCTTGGATTTCGTCTACTTGGCTCAGGACTGGCTGCTGGATGCGAGTAATCTGTAA
- a CDS encoding FecR domain-containing protein: MISDDQRIALCKLIMGLMDGSITDHGLSVLNQQLAQSPEALEFYREFMKNTALLKNGIDLSQSSLSDPISSDFWAELSKYEMTAPAVVVSEQEEGRNIIQKVEYPQREKHKLSKFQIVTLIISSAALLFVVFILNFVRPKEGSIKVATLVDQVDAEWTDEGVRWTNGVGFWTGDSPYLLTKGFARILSNNGADVIIESPAKFEMRDTDEIFLYYGKVACSVPPKAYGFKIQSADFEITDLGTEFGVTVRQNQSSEVSVFDGKVEMASLYDKHYDNVLTAGQAKQVSYGSGTVSDIPCDRYAYKQTWKDVLTSVEVKGSIDFLRASPKSLEQDAFESDSKMFLIEERKSVPLQNEITGLISSGQYTSQDLTLDTEAIPGQVDKPVDSFLLHIDRVGGTSFEQNLVLNGTIAFRCPIVGVLVDTDKIIESDSLFGNPNVDYSDDINRGITGESSTWREIDESTLDVLTLSEDRKTLMVKMVAGNFDQIRILVESP; this comes from the coding sequence ATGATTAGTGACGATCAAAGAATAGCACTGTGCAAGCTCATAATGGGGCTGATGGACGGTTCGATAACTGATCACGGACTATCCGTGTTAAACCAGCAGCTCGCTCAATCTCCTGAGGCACTAGAGTTTTATCGAGAGTTTATGAAAAACACGGCTTTGCTGAAGAACGGTATCGATCTCAGCCAAAGTAGTCTATCAGACCCGATAAGCTCTGACTTTTGGGCGGAGTTGAGCAAGTATGAGATGACAGCTCCGGCTGTAGTCGTTTCCGAACAAGAGGAAGGCCGGAACATAATTCAAAAGGTGGAATACCCGCAACGTGAAAAGCACAAACTTAGTAAGTTTCAGATTGTTACACTTATCATTAGTTCCGCGGCACTTCTATTTGTTGTTTTCATTCTGAATTTTGTCCGTCCTAAAGAGGGCAGCATCAAGGTTGCTACGCTCGTTGACCAGGTGGATGCAGAGTGGACGGACGAAGGAGTGCGGTGGACAAACGGAGTTGGCTTCTGGACAGGCGACAGCCCGTATTTGTTGACAAAAGGTTTTGCCAGAATACTCAGCAACAACGGAGCAGACGTTATAATTGAGTCTCCGGCAAAGTTCGAAATGCGCGATACAGACGAAATCTTCCTTTATTACGGCAAGGTTGCATGCAGTGTTCCGCCTAAGGCATACGGATTCAAAATTCAGAGTGCTGACTTTGAGATCACCGATCTTGGTACAGAGTTTGGTGTTACTGTAAGGCAGAACCAAAGCAGTGAAGTAAGTGTGTTCGATGGTAAAGTTGAAATGGCATCGCTTTATGACAAGCACTATGATAATGTTCTGACTGCCGGGCAGGCCAAACAGGTTTCTTATGGTTCGGGCACTGTCAGCGACATACCGTGCGATCGATATGCTTACAAACAGACATGGAAAGATGTGCTCACGTCAGTCGAAGTAAAAGGAAGTATAGACTTTTTACGTGCCAGCCCGAAATCGCTGGAGCAGGATGCGTTTGAAAGCGACAGCAAAATGTTTCTTATTGAGGAACGAAAATCAGTTCCACTTCAAAATGAGATCACTGGTTTGATATCCTCAGGGCAGTATACATCGCAGGACCTAACTCTGGATACTGAAGCAATCCCCGGGCAAGTGGACAAACCTGTCGACAGTTTTCTACTTCATATAGATCGTGTTGGCGGGACAAGTTTTGAGCAAAATCTAGTTCTAAATGGGACGATTGCATTCAGATGTCCCATTGTTGGTGTTCTGGTAGATACTGACAAGATAATCGAGTCAGATTCCTTGTTCGGAAATCCGAATGTTGATTACAGTGATGATATCAACAGGGGAATCACCGGTGAGTCATCAACCTGGCGAGAGATTGACGAGTCAACTTTAGACGTATTAACCCTGAGTGAGGATCGAAAAACGTTAATGGTAAAGATGGTGGCAGGTAATTTCGATCAGATACGTATTCTAGTTGAATCGCCCTGA
- a CDS encoding sigma-70 family RNA polymerase sigma factor: MSESSQNNRNREFFELYGQSQTRILSFLFAMVHNESDAQDLLQDTAAAMLENFSRFERGSNFTAWGITIARNKALNFLRKNSKSRPLLNPDLYTRIAELEMSEMEEEERLAERLAVLKKCRKKLDGRDQEILSLKYYQGYPMSKIAEVLGRSKTGIYHTLARIHNLLYRCIQNNLATGRNE, encoded by the coding sequence ATGAGTGAAAGCTCGCAAAATAATAGGAATAGAGAGTTTTTTGAGCTCTACGGACAGTCTCAGACCCGCATCTTGAGCTTCCTTTTCGCGATGGTTCACAATGAAAGCGATGCTCAGGACCTTTTGCAGGATACCGCAGCAGCAATGCTGGAAAACTTTTCCAGGTTCGAAAGAGGGTCGAATTTCACTGCTTGGGGCATCACTATCGCAAGGAACAAGGCCCTGAATTTCTTGCGGAAAAACAGCAAGTCACGTCCTCTTTTGAATCCTGACCTGTACACTCGCATTGCTGAATTAGAGATGAGCGAAATGGAAGAAGAAGAGCGTTTGGCAGAGCGGTTGGCAGTCCTGAAAAAGTGCCGCAAGAAACTGGATGGTCGCGACCAGGAAATACTGAGCCTAAAATACTACCAGGGCTACCCCATGAGCAAGATCGCTGAAGTATTGGGGCGATCGAAAACAGGTATCTACCATACATTAGCACGGATACATAATCTCTTGTATCGATGCATCCAAAACAATTTAGCAACCGGACGGAATGAATAG
- a CDS encoding DUF1559 domain-containing protein, with translation MNLKKGGFTLIELLVVISIIALLLAIMMPALGMVKERARRVTCGSNLKQVGISMLTYATDNNNKVPPSWMEENWRGTAGYAGWAAYFACHINPNATSDQDKIIGDPYNMTWLITTDYLKDPKVFYCPSARTVSKTYSYEPYIGRLSWPFVKNPPGNSNSAAVRVSYSYIPQVRAREVIQCGSSNRDVKVHMVGYKVSNMTSSTSLAADLIDTQNTVMHRAGVNKPAGINVLHGDGHVVFSNDKEAINADDFWGDSQDRPNLPNQNGYNLRALLGLFKGTAQILD, from the coding sequence ATGAATTTGAAAAAAGGCGGATTTACCCTCATCGAATTGTTGGTAGTGATCTCGATTATCGCATTACTCTTGGCCATTATGATGCCCGCACTGGGCATGGTCAAAGAGCGAGCTCGCCGTGTGACCTGCGGTTCCAATCTAAAACAGGTCGGAATCAGCATGCTCACTTATGCAACTGATAATAACAATAAGGTGCCTCCAAGCTGGATGGAAGAAAACTGGCGAGGCACAGCAGGTTATGCAGGCTGGGCGGCATATTTTGCTTGCCACATCAACCCGAACGCAACCTCTGATCAAGACAAAATAATAGGTGATCCATATAATATGACGTGGCTGATCACCACAGATTATCTGAAGGATCCTAAAGTATTTTATTGTCCCTCAGCACGTACCGTCAGCAAGACTTATTCTTACGAACCCTATATTGGTCGCCTTTCCTGGCCTTTTGTCAAGAATCCACCAGGTAACTCCAACAGTGCGGCGGTAAGAGTAAGTTACAGCTATATCCCTCAAGTACGTGCCAGGGAAGTTATCCAGTGTGGAAGCAGCAACCGGGACGTAAAGGTTCACATGGTAGGTTATAAGGTTTCAAACATGACTTCTAGCACGAGTCTGGCCGCTGACCTTATCGATACACAGAATACCGTAATGCACCGCGCGGGGGTGAATAAGCCTGCAGGTATCAATGTGCTTCATGGAGACGGCCATGTTGTATTCAGCAATGACAAAGAAGCCATAAATGCAGATGATTTCTGGGGTGATAGTCAGGACAGACCTAATCTGCCAAACCAGAACGGTTATAACCTGCGAGCGCTCCTGGGTCTTTTCAAAGGCACGGCCCAGATATTGGACTGA
- a CDS encoding IS3 family transposase (programmed frameshift) → MKRKNHSPEQIVKMLRQADAVIGSGGTVQQACRELGISEATYYNWRKQYGRMKLDQVKQLKALQKENAQLKKLVADQALDNAILKEALFGKLLSPARRRKAARHVQKSLAVSERRACKVIGQPRASQRYKPQQQPTNTALTSKIIELAKEHQSYGYRFITAKLRQHGWRVNHKRVQRIWRKEALQVPHRRKGRKTKGNSDNSCSVQKADYKDHVWTYDFVSDQSEDGRSLKFLTVLDEFTRESLTIEVGRSIKSGDVVETLEYLFAVRGVPGFIRSDNGPEFVASAIKKKLGKKNVETLYIEKGQPWENGFIESFNGKFRDEVLNRELFYSVKEAKVIVEQWRMEYNNHRPHSGLDYATPAEFAATCIASASPTAQLQQYTTDEKDNSLTVAGT, encoded by the exons ATGAAACGCAAGAATCACAGTCCCGAACAGATTGTCAAGATGCTCCGCCAGGCGGATGCTGTAATCGGCTCCGGCGGTACGGTCCAGCAGGCCTGCCGTGAGCTGGGCATCAGCGAGGCGACCTACTACAACTGGCGCAAGCAATACGGCCGCATGAAGCTCGACCAGGTCAAGCAGCTCAAGGCCCTGCAAAAAGAGAACGCCCAGCTCAAAAAGCTCGTTGCCGACCAGGCACTGGACAACGCCATACTCAAAGAGGCGCTTT TCGGGAAATTACTGAGCCCGGCCCGGAGACGCAAAGCGGCCAGGCATGTTCAAAAGAGTCTGGCCGTATCCGAGCGTCGGGCATGCAAGGTGATAGGTCAGCCGCGAGCCAGCCAGCGGTATAAACCTCAGCAGCAGCCAACGAACACGGCACTGACCAGCAAGATAATCGAGCTGGCAAAGGAACACCAAAGCTACGGCTACAGGTTTATAACGGCCAAGCTTCGTCAGCATGGCTGGCGTGTAAATCATAAACGAGTTCAACGAATATGGCGAAAGGAAGCATTACAGGTGCCTCACAGACGCAAAGGACGAAAAACGAAAGGCAACAGCGACAACAGCTGCAGCGTGCAAAAAGCCGACTACAAGGACCATGTCTGGACGTATGATTTCGTCAGCGACCAGAGCGAGGACGGTCGCAGTCTGAAGTTTCTCACGGTGCTCGATGAGTTCACGCGTGAGTCGCTTACGATAGAAGTAGGCAGGTCGATCAAGTCGGGCGATGTGGTTGAAACGCTGGAATACCTGTTTGCGGTCCGAGGCGTGCCTGGGTTTATACGTAGCGACAACGGGCCGGAATTTGTGGCTAGTGCGATCAAGAAGAAGCTCGGCAAAAAGAACGTCGAAACGCTTTATATCGAGAAGGGTCAGCCGTGGGAAAATGGCTTCATCGAATCGTTCAACGGCAAGTTCAGAGATGAGGTGCTCAATCGTGAGCTGTTTTATTCGGTTAAGGAAGCGAAAGTGATTGTCGAACAGTGGCGGATGGAATATAATAACCATCGGCCGCACAGCGGGCTGGACTACGCGACCCCGGCCGAGTTCGCCGCCACGTGCATTGCTTCCGCTTCGCCTACGGCTCAGCTACAGCAATACACGACAGATGAGAAGGACAACTCTCTAACAGTAGCTGGTACATAA